The following proteins come from a genomic window of Candidatus Thiodiazotropha sp. CDECU1:
- a CDS encoding CsgG/HfaB family protein, producing the protein MKPSTNLRRTPGFTALAAVIAAAFIGLSGCEATMPKMGGSSGNTVTGAASGETSEGANSALESCDETLGTLAVVEDQSAPWWATYRHRYPSLGTTVPVLRTMIQQSNCFVVVERGRAMNNMMQERALMQSGEMRQGSNFGKGQMVAADYTMNPSIQFSEKGTGGVKGIVGGLFGSVAGALAGGMKSNEAATTLLLIDNRSGVQISSSVGNAKNFDYNLFGGLFGGGAFGGAGGFTKTPEGKVITAAFADSFNHMVKALRNYKAQTVKGGLGKGGRLKVGE; encoded by the coding sequence CGCCCTGGCAGCGGTGATTGCAGCCGCCTTCATCGGCCTGAGTGGCTGTGAGGCCACCATGCCAAAGATGGGGGGGTCATCCGGGAACACGGTCACTGGCGCTGCCAGCGGTGAAACTTCGGAAGGCGCCAACAGCGCCCTGGAGAGCTGCGATGAGACACTCGGCACACTGGCCGTGGTTGAAGACCAATCCGCGCCTTGGTGGGCCACCTACAGGCACCGCTACCCTTCACTGGGCACCACTGTCCCGGTGCTGCGCACCATGATCCAGCAGTCCAACTGCTTCGTCGTCGTTGAACGCGGCAGGGCGATGAATAATATGATGCAGGAGCGGGCCCTGATGCAGTCTGGCGAGATGCGTCAAGGCAGCAATTTCGGCAAGGGCCAGATGGTTGCTGCCGACTACACCATGAATCCAAGCATTCAGTTCTCTGAAAAGGGTACCGGCGGAGTGAAGGGCATTGTCGGCGGTCTATTCGGATCTGTTGCCGGTGCGCTGGCAGGTGGAATGAAGTCCAACGAGGCCGCTACCACCCTGTTGCTGATAGACAACCGCTCTGGCGTCCAGATCTCTTCCTCGGTGGGTAACGCGAAGAATTTTGACTACAACCTGTTTGGCGGCCTCTTCGGCGGCGGCGCCTTTGGCGGTGCTGGTGGTTTCACCAAAACACCGGAAGGCAAGGTGATCACTGCTGCCTTCGCCGATTCATTCAATCACATGGTAAAGGCCCTGAGAAACTACAAGGCACAGACGGTCAAGGGCGGTCTGGGCAAGGGCGGACGCCTGAAAGTCGGCGAATAA
- the cutA gene encoding divalent-cation tolerance protein CutA, whose amino-acid sequence MPTPLLLILCTVPDRETGLKLAKALLDQGLAACVNLTSPVTSVYRWQGQLEQSDEILLLIKSVEKQYQRVEALLRAQHPYELPEIIAVPVEQGLDDYLDWVERCTKE is encoded by the coding sequence ATGCCAACACCACTCCTCTTGATTCTCTGTACCGTACCCGATAGGGAGACAGGGCTTAAGCTCGCCAAAGCTTTGCTGGATCAGGGACTGGCCGCATGCGTCAATCTCACTTCGCCGGTCACATCTGTCTACCGCTGGCAAGGACAGTTGGAACAGTCCGATGAGATTCTGCTGCTGATCAAGAGTGTAGAAAAACAATATCAACGTGTGGAAGCCTTGCTCCGGGCACAACATCCCTATGAACTTCCGGAAATCATCGCAGTCCCTGTAGAACAGGGGCTGGATGATTACCTCGACTGGGTGGAGAGATGCACAAAAGAATAG
- a CDS encoding protein-disulfide reductase DsbD produces the protein MHKRIDLMMMFLALLAVSSLSPAVWDEEELLMPDQAFQISGRTDGTEKLVVEWRIADGYYMYRDKIHFDSDTIGIEIGEPKLSKAKIKNDEFFGEVAVYRNKAIAEIPIRRMQGSQETLLVKARSQGCADQGICFPPHLQEIRLALEPMVAANGIEAVGEPLLNIADSTPPPLFDNSVEDELLDPEEAYKLSVTVEDGTHLRLYWSIADGTYLYHDKIVLSAAEDQAIALGQITLPEPEIKQDTVRPDGSIGDVAVYHNEIDLLVPLLRSTTDAQDFTLKAGYQGCAEISVCYPPINKQFTLALPAISAAQASDTTQAAVTVLPAESSDEPISELDEITETLKGGSTLLIISLFFLLGLGLAFTPCIFPMIPILSGIIAGHGDKITTRKAFTLSLVYVLAMAVTYTVAGVLAGLFGENLQAYFQNPWILSSFALVFVLLALSMFGFYDLQLPSSLQSRLSDISNKQQGGSLTGVAIMGFLSALIVGPCVAPPLAGALIYIGQTGDAMLGGLALFALSMGMGAPLIAIGTSAGKLLPRAGSWMDAVKAVFGVALLAVAIVMLERIIPAEVAMLLWGILFIVSAIYMGALRHLEIEASGWQKLWKGLGFVFLVYGTLMLVGAASGGKDTLQPLRGIAIAGGAGGAQGHQELQFKRIKSIDDLQREVAFASSQGRPVMLDFYADWCVSCKEMEKYTFSDPQVIKTLANTHLLQADVTANDDIDQALLQGHFGLPGPPAIIFYGSDGQERRNYRLVGFKPAQEFTQHASRAIQ, from the coding sequence ATGCACAAAAGAATAGATTTGATGATGATGTTCCTGGCACTGCTGGCTGTCTCCAGCCTGAGCCCAGCGGTCTGGGACGAAGAAGAGCTGTTGATGCCCGACCAGGCCTTCCAGATCTCCGGCCGCACGGACGGTACGGAAAAACTGGTCGTTGAATGGCGCATCGCGGATGGCTACTACATGTATCGCGATAAGATCCATTTCGACAGCGACACCATCGGTATCGAAATCGGCGAACCGAAACTATCGAAAGCCAAGATAAAAAACGACGAATTCTTCGGCGAGGTAGCCGTCTACCGGAATAAAGCCATTGCGGAGATCCCAATACGACGCATGCAGGGGTCCCAGGAGACCCTGCTGGTAAAGGCGCGCTCACAGGGCTGTGCCGATCAGGGCATCTGCTTTCCACCCCACCTACAGGAGATACGCCTGGCACTGGAACCGATGGTCGCTGCCAATGGCATCGAGGCGGTTGGAGAACCTCTGCTCAATATCGCGGATTCAACCCCACCACCCCTGTTTGACAACAGTGTTGAAGATGAGCTGCTGGATCCCGAGGAAGCCTACAAACTCTCGGTCACAGTGGAGGACGGGACCCACCTCCGTCTCTACTGGAGTATCGCCGATGGGACCTATCTCTATCACGACAAGATTGTTCTTTCCGCAGCTGAGGATCAGGCCATCGCTCTGGGCCAGATCACCCTGCCTGAACCGGAAATCAAGCAGGACACGGTAAGACCCGATGGAAGCATCGGCGATGTTGCCGTATACCACAATGAGATCGACCTTCTGGTCCCCCTGCTCAGAAGCACTACCGATGCGCAAGATTTCACGCTGAAAGCCGGCTATCAAGGGTGTGCTGAGATTAGCGTATGCTATCCGCCGATAAACAAGCAGTTCACCCTGGCACTGCCAGCCATCTCAGCGGCCCAGGCAAGCGATACCACGCAAGCCGCGGTTACTGTGCTACCGGCCGAATCTTCCGATGAGCCGATATCCGAACTGGACGAGATTACAGAAACCCTAAAAGGCGGTTCAACCCTACTCATCATCAGTCTCTTTTTTCTCCTCGGTCTGGGCCTGGCATTCACCCCCTGTATCTTTCCGATGATCCCCATCCTCTCCGGCATCATCGCCGGCCATGGGGATAAGATCACCACCCGAAAGGCCTTCACGCTATCCTTGGTCTATGTGTTGGCGATGGCGGTCACCTACACCGTCGCCGGGGTCCTGGCCGGACTGTTCGGCGAAAATCTGCAAGCCTATTTTCAGAACCCATGGATCCTCAGCAGCTTTGCCCTGGTTTTCGTCTTACTGGCCCTGTCGATGTTTGGCTTCTACGATCTGCAGCTTCCCAGCAGCCTGCAGAGTCGTCTGTCTGATATCAGTAACAAACAACAGGGCGGCTCCCTCACCGGCGTCGCCATCATGGGCTTTCTCTCCGCCCTGATAGTCGGCCCCTGTGTCGCACCGCCGTTGGCAGGGGCACTCATCTATATCGGCCAGACCGGCGACGCCATGCTGGGAGGCCTGGCCCTGTTTGCCCTCAGCATGGGTATGGGGGCACCGTTGATCGCAATCGGCACATCCGCCGGTAAGCTGCTGCCACGGGCTGGCAGTTGGATGGATGCGGTCAAGGCCGTGTTCGGTGTCGCCCTGCTGGCTGTCGCCATCGTCATGCTTGAACGCATCATCCCCGCCGAGGTCGCAATGTTGCTGTGGGGCATACTGTTCATTGTCTCGGCAATCTATATGGGGGCCCTGCGTCACTTGGAGATCGAGGCCAGCGGTTGGCAGAAGCTCTGGAAAGGACTCGGTTTCGTATTTCTGGTCTACGGCACACTGATGCTGGTCGGTGCCGCATCTGGCGGCAAGGATACCCTTCAGCCACTGCGCGGGATTGCCATTGCCGGCGGTGCTGGTGGCGCTCAGGGGCATCAGGAACTGCAATTCAAGCGGATCAAAAGCATCGATGATCTGCAGCGTGAGGTCGCTTTTGCCAGCAGTCAGGGAAGGCCCGTGATGCTCGACTTCTACGCCGACTGGTGCGTCTCCTGCAAAGAGATGGAGAAATATACCTTTTCCGATCCCCAGGTGATCAAGACACTCGCCAATACGCATCTGTTACAGGCCGATGTCACCGCCAATGACGACATCGACCAGGCCTTGCTGCAAGGGCATTTCGGACTACCCGGCCCACCAGCCATCATTTTTTACGGCAGTGACGGGCAGGAACGCAGGAACTATCGCCTTGTAGGTTTCAAACCCGCCCAGGAATTCACTCAGCACGCGTCCAGGGCCATACAGTAA
- the aroQ gene encoding type II 3-dehydroquinate dehydratase yields MATILVLNGPNLNLLGTREPDHYGHETLDAIRQRLQNSGRESGFDIDFRQSNAEHELLTWIHQANQSDVCFIIINPAAFTHTSLALRDALLGTDIPYIEVHLSNVHAREEFRKHSYFSDKAEGVITGLGAQGYELALQAAITRLNK; encoded by the coding sequence ATGGCAACCATCCTGGTACTCAACGGCCCAAATCTGAATCTGCTTGGCACCCGGGAACCCGACCACTATGGTCATGAGACGCTTGACGCCATTCGCCAACGCCTGCAAAACAGCGGCAGAGAGTCGGGGTTCGATATCGACTTCCGTCAAAGCAATGCGGAACACGAACTCCTGACATGGATACATCAGGCAAACCAATCGGATGTCTGTTTCATCATCATCAATCCGGCAGCATTCACTCACACCAGCCTAGCGCTGAGGGATGCGTTACTGGGAACAGACATACCCTACATAGAGGTTCATCTCTCCAATGTGCACGCCAGGGAGGAATTTCGTAAACACTCCTATTTCTCTGACAAGGCCGAAGGTGTCATCACCGGCCTGGGTGCACAGGGTTATGAGCTTGCCTTGCAAGCCGCCATCACGCGGCTCAACAAATAA
- the accB gene encoding acetyl-CoA carboxylase biotin carboxyl carrier protein: MDIRKVKKLIELLEESDVAEIEIHEGEESVRISRQSSIPTSIAIPNMQPQAAAVPTPVAPAATAAGAVSPEPQAAAEEMQGHSVNSPMVGTFYRSPSPGSKPFVEEGQAVAVGDTLCIIEAMKILNQIESDKAGTVKKILVENGQPVEYNEPLFIID, from the coding sequence ATGGATATTCGCAAAGTAAAAAAACTGATTGAACTACTTGAGGAGTCGGACGTCGCGGAGATCGAAATTCATGAAGGAGAGGAGTCGGTCAGAATAAGCCGTCAAAGCTCCATACCCACAAGCATAGCCATCCCAAACATGCAGCCTCAGGCAGCTGCGGTCCCGACGCCTGTAGCACCTGCAGCCACCGCCGCAGGAGCTGTATCACCTGAACCACAGGCAGCCGCTGAGGAGATGCAGGGGCACAGCGTAAACTCACCCATGGTGGGCACCTTCTACCGATCCCCCTCTCCCGGCAGCAAACCCTTTGTTGAGGAGGGCCAGGCAGTCGCGGTCGGTGACACCCTGTGTATCATCGAAGCGATGAAGATTCTCAACCAGATAGAGTCCGACAAGGCAGGTACCGTGAAAAAAATACTGGTTGAAAACGGTCAGCCCGTCGAATACAACGAACCGCTATTCATCATTGATTGA
- the accC gene encoding acetyl-CoA carboxylase biotin carboxylase subunit produces MIDKIVIANRGEIALRILRACKELGIKTVAVHSEADRDLKHVLLADESVCIGPAPSSESYLNVPAIISAAEVTDSVAIHPGYGFLSENADFAERVENSGFIFIGPKADTIRTMGDKVAAIDAMRKAKVPTVPGSNGPLDNNAKRTREVANEIGYPVIIKAAGGGGGRGMRVVHSEATLLNAVAMTKAEAEAAFGNGTVYMEKFLGNPRHVEFQVLSDTHGNAIHLGERDCSMQRRHQKVVEEAPAPGITEQQREEVGERCAEACRQIGYRGAGTFEFLYEDGEFYFIEMNTRVQVEHPVTELITGVDIVKQQIFIAAGEPLSYKQDEIKLQGHAVECRINAEDPENFLPSPGTISQLHTPGGPGVRVDTHIYNGYKVPPYYDSMIGKLVTHGESRESAIARMRIALQEMVITGIKTNIPLHLDIMRDAAFKEGGANIHYLEKKLGL; encoded by the coding sequence ATGATAGACAAGATCGTAATCGCCAATCGTGGTGAGATAGCCTTGCGCATCCTGCGCGCCTGTAAAGAACTCGGTATCAAGACAGTCGCTGTACACTCAGAGGCTGATCGTGACCTGAAGCATGTATTGCTCGCCGACGAATCGGTATGTATTGGCCCTGCCCCCTCGAGTGAAAGCTATCTGAACGTACCGGCTATCATCAGCGCCGCCGAGGTGACCGACTCAGTTGCCATACACCCCGGATATGGTTTTCTTTCGGAGAATGCCGACTTCGCAGAGCGGGTGGAAAACAGTGGATTCATCTTTATCGGACCCAAGGCGGACACAATCCGCACCATGGGCGATAAAGTGGCGGCCATCGACGCCATGCGCAAGGCAAAGGTACCAACGGTGCCTGGCTCAAACGGCCCCTTGGACAACAATGCCAAACGCACCAGAGAGGTGGCGAACGAAATCGGTTACCCGGTCATCATCAAGGCCGCCGGCGGTGGTGGTGGCAGAGGCATGCGGGTGGTGCATTCGGAAGCAACCTTGCTGAACGCAGTGGCCATGACCAAGGCCGAAGCCGAAGCCGCGTTCGGCAACGGCACAGTGTATATGGAAAAGTTCCTCGGTAATCCACGCCACGTCGAGTTTCAGGTCCTGTCCGACACCCATGGCAATGCGATTCACCTGGGGGAGCGTGACTGTTCCATGCAACGCCGCCATCAAAAGGTGGTGGAAGAGGCGCCGGCACCAGGCATCACGGAACAGCAACGCGAAGAGGTCGGTGAAAGATGCGCCGAAGCCTGCCGCCAGATCGGCTATCGGGGCGCCGGCACTTTCGAATTTCTCTACGAGGACGGCGAATTCTACTTCATTGAGATGAACACCCGGGTACAGGTGGAACATCCGGTCACCGAACTGATCACCGGCGTCGACATCGTTAAACAGCAGATTTTCATCGCTGCCGGGGAGCCCCTCAGCTACAAACAGGACGAGATCAAACTGCAAGGCCATGCCGTGGAGTGCAGAATCAATGCGGAGGATCCAGAAAATTTTCTCCCCAGTCCAGGTACCATCAGCCAACTCCACACCCCGGGTGGCCCAGGGGTGCGGGTCGATACCCATATCTATAACGGCTACAAAGTACCACCCTATTACGACTCCATGATCGGTAAGCTGGTCACCCATGGAGAGAGCCGTGAATCTGCCATTGCCAGGATGCGAATCGCTCTGCAGGAGATGGTTATCACCGGTATCAAGACAAATATACCACTGCATCTGGACATCATGCGTGACGCTGCCTTCAAGGAAGGCGGCGCCAACATCCACTACCTGGAAAAGAAACTAGGACTATAG
- the prmA gene encoding 50S ribosomal protein L11 methyltransferase, protein MWLHLSIDCSETEAPLLELVFENLGALSVTLGDAGDQPLLETPPDSTQLWLHTQVTALFQGDQDPVDLRNALVSFLDPELVARLRWERIEDRIWERVWLDHFKPMPFGQRLWVCPAGESIQQQDAIVIQLDPGLAFGTGTHPTTALCLEWLDAQALQGKSIIDYGCGSGILAIAALKLGAASAVALDHDPQALIASRDNAEKNGVSSNLTTCLPDELPQRQYDLLVANILAAPLIQLAPEFARLIRPGGCFALSGILAEQQPAVLPVYQSFAAMERPKQQQDWLLLSGAVI, encoded by the coding sequence ATGTGGTTGCATCTTTCTATCGACTGTAGCGAAACCGAGGCCCCTTTATTGGAGCTGGTATTTGAAAACCTCGGCGCCCTCTCCGTTACCCTGGGTGATGCAGGTGATCAACCCCTGTTGGAAACGCCACCGGATTCGACCCAGTTATGGCTGCATACCCAGGTCACCGCGCTGTTCCAGGGAGATCAGGACCCGGTAGACCTACGCAATGCCCTTGTCTCCTTCCTCGATCCCGAACTGGTAGCAAGATTACGCTGGGAACGCATCGAAGACAGGATCTGGGAACGGGTCTGGCTGGATCACTTCAAGCCCATGCCGTTCGGGCAGCGATTGTGGGTCTGTCCGGCAGGTGAATCGATCCAACAGCAGGATGCTATCGTCATTCAGCTCGATCCCGGACTGGCCTTCGGTACGGGCACCCATCCCACCACCGCACTCTGCCTGGAATGGTTGGATGCTCAAGCGTTGCAGGGAAAGTCCATCATCGACTACGGCTGTGGCTCCGGTATCCTCGCCATCGCCGCCTTGAAACTCGGGGCAGCCTCAGCCGTGGCTCTCGACCATGATCCACAGGCCTTGATTGCGAGTAGAGACAATGCGGAGAAGAACGGGGTTTCCAGCAACCTCACCACCTGCCTGCCTGATGAGCTGCCCCAAAGGCAGTATGACCTGTTGGTTGCAAACATTCTCGCTGCTCCACTGATCCAGCTGGCCCCAGAGTTCGCGCGCCTAATCCGACCCGGCGGATGTTTCGCCCTCTCGGGCATTCTCGCCGAACAGCAACCGGCGGTTCTGCCAGTCTACCAATCATTCGCAGCCATGGAGAGGCCTAAACAGCAGCAGGATTGGCTACTGCTGAGTGGCGCTGTCATCTAA
- a CDS encoding DUF3426 domain-containing protein, with product MFTQCQHCLTMFRITPEQLKVADGKVRCCQCNNVFNALHKLMESPTPFTNDDQIQEGSSTTEQNGISSATTAQTREGGADADGLAIESSLVSDSEVVKSLDALADEEPRIQQLSEESILEVDENSSDFDSQNQFILEQDDGLETEPEYFAAGTESQMSELLDKDSTSLLLEEKGADEQLADVIALENHDQKTDAEYRPIRLDEESQTTDASIPSDEELLATDESIPTDQEPLTTDGSISTDEEPLVTDGSIPIDNDPLAADVTTDTEGESDHESSSEFTPLEEDSIPTVEEPFQSQDPLDEESRFTFEEEYERPQPSRSRRYWIVGSLLLLLPLSGQITWYLRDNLITHDAGRQLLQGVCSLTGCEVPLRRDTEQIIISERALTAHPEKEEILSLKLEMVNAAAFQQPFPKLQLSLYNDMGKILARRTFHPDQYKGEQYQSQQMMPKLKAVQIELELLDPGNDVTGFKFDFL from the coding sequence ATGTTTACCCAGTGCCAACACTGTCTGACCATGTTCCGCATCACACCGGAGCAGCTCAAGGTTGCTGACGGAAAAGTACGCTGCTGCCAATGCAACAACGTATTCAATGCGCTGCATAAGCTTATGGAATCCCCCACCCCCTTTACCAACGACGACCAGATCCAGGAAGGATCATCAACAACCGAACAGAATGGGATCTCTTCCGCCACTACGGCACAAACAAGGGAAGGCGGGGCAGACGCTGATGGACTCGCAATTGAATCCAGCTTGGTTAGTGACAGTGAAGTGGTGAAATCCCTCGATGCCTTGGCTGACGAAGAGCCCCGTATCCAACAATTGAGTGAAGAATCGATCCTGGAAGTGGATGAGAATAGCTCAGATTTCGATAGCCAAAACCAGTTTATTCTTGAACAGGACGACGGGCTCGAGACGGAACCTGAGTATTTTGCTGCCGGTACTGAGTCGCAGATGTCCGAACTCCTCGATAAAGACTCTACCTCTCTGCTACTCGAAGAGAAGGGTGCAGACGAACAGTTAGCAGATGTCATAGCCCTCGAAAACCATGACCAGAAGACTGATGCTGAATATAGACCGATCCGATTAGACGAGGAGTCTCAGACTACAGATGCATCGATACCCTCAGATGAAGAGCTACTTGCTACAGATGAATCTATACCAACAGACCAAGAGCCACTAACCACAGATGGATCCATATCAACAGACGAAGAGCCGCTAGTCACAGACGGATCTATACCAATAGACAATGATCCACTTGCTGCAGATGTAACCACAGACACAGAGGGTGAGTCAGATCACGAGTCATCATCGGAGTTCACCCCACTGGAGGAGGACTCTATCCCGACCGTTGAAGAGCCTTTCCAATCCCAGGATCCGCTGGATGAGGAGAGTCGTTTCACCTTTGAGGAGGAGTATGAGCGACCCCAACCCAGTCGATCCCGGCGTTACTGGATTGTCGGCTCATTACTCCTGCTGTTGCCCCTAAGTGGGCAGATTACCTGGTATTTACGGGACAATCTCATCACCCACGATGCCGGAAGGCAGCTGCTTCAGGGTGTCTGCAGCCTCACCGGTTGTGAGGTCCCCCTGCGCCGGGATACCGAACAGATAATCATCAGTGAAAGGGCCCTGACCGCTCACCCTGAAAAGGAAGAGATCCTCTCTCTCAAACTTGAGATGGTGAATGCCGCAGCCTTCCAACAACCTTTCCCAAAATTGCAGTTAAGCCTCTACAATGATATGGGAAAAATATTAGCAAGACGTACCTTCCATCCCGATCAGTACAAGGGCGAGCAATACCAATCACAACAGATGATGCCGAAATTAAAGGCCGTGCAGATAGAACTCGAACTACTGGACCCGGGCAATGATGTCACAGGCTTCAAGTTCGATTTTCTATAA
- the dusB gene encoding tRNA dihydrouridine synthase DusB — protein MQIGPYKLENNLLLAPMAGVTDRPFRQLCREMGAGLAVSEMVSSDASLRGTKKTVRRLDHEGEARPVSVQIVGSEPDQMAEAARANVANGAQIIDINMGCPAKKVCKRAAGSALLKDEHLVARLLEAVVSAVEVPVTLKIRTGTDPENRNGIRIANIAEAAGIRAIAVHGRTRACKFMGQAEYETIRDIKQSVEIPVIANGDIDTPQKAAFVLNRTGADALMIGRAAQGRPWIFKEINHYLLTGKELPQPDLEWITDVVTKHVRQLYDFYGEYLGIRIARKHIAWYSKGRPGGAVFRNKINYSDSVEQQTKAIRNYFECLQNNGDLAA, from the coding sequence ATGCAAATTGGACCCTATAAATTAGAGAACAATCTGCTATTGGCGCCAATGGCCGGCGTCACGGACAGACCGTTTCGGCAATTATGCAGAGAGATGGGGGCTGGGCTTGCCGTGTCGGAAATGGTCTCTTCAGATGCCTCCCTAAGAGGCACGAAAAAAACCGTGAGACGACTCGACCATGAAGGGGAAGCGCGACCCGTCAGCGTACAGATAGTCGGCTCCGAGCCGGACCAGATGGCGGAAGCGGCGCGGGCCAATGTGGCCAATGGCGCACAGATCATAGATATCAACATGGGATGCCCGGCGAAAAAGGTGTGTAAACGTGCTGCCGGCTCCGCCCTGTTGAAGGATGAGCATCTCGTAGCCAGGTTGCTGGAAGCGGTGGTCAGTGCCGTCGAGGTGCCTGTAACATTGAAAATCCGCACCGGCACTGATCCCGAAAACCGCAACGGCATACGTATCGCGAACATAGCTGAGGCGGCAGGTATCCGCGCCATTGCTGTACATGGACGCACCCGAGCATGCAAGTTTATGGGTCAAGCGGAGTATGAAACCATTCGCGACATCAAACAATCAGTCGAGATACCGGTTATCGCAAACGGAGATATCGATACACCACAAAAAGCCGCTTTCGTCTTGAACCGCACTGGGGCCGACGCCCTGATGATCGGTCGAGCTGCGCAAGGACGCCCTTGGATTTTTAAAGAGATCAACCACTATCTGCTGACCGGTAAAGAATTACCGCAACCTGATCTCGAATGGATTACTGACGTTGTAACCAAGCATGTCAGACAACTGTATGATTTTTATGGGGAGTACCTTGGCATACGCATTGCACGAAAACATATTGCCTGGTACAGCAAGGGGCGCCCTGGTGGCGCAGTTTTTAGGAACAAAATAAACTACTCGGATTCTGTAGAACAACAGACGAAGGCTATCCGTAACTATTTTGAATGCCTACAAAACAACGGGGATTTGGCGGCATGA
- the fis gene encoding DNA-binding transcriptional regulator Fis translates to MMIEAVLTSKENQDYLTVTHSKKSEPLRQCVSDAMQRYFNNLDGHGANNLYRLVMNEVEAPLLESVMKHTGGNQSQAASILGISRSTLRKKLSQYDLD, encoded by the coding sequence ATGATGATTGAAGCTGTTCTAACGAGCAAAGAAAACCAAGATTACCTGACAGTTACACACAGTAAGAAATCAGAACCCTTACGCCAGTGTGTCAGCGACGCAATGCAACGCTATTTCAATAATCTTGACGGGCATGGTGCCAACAATCTCTACCGCTTGGTGATGAACGAGGTGGAAGCACCGTTACTCGAGAGCGTCATGAAGCATACCGGCGGCAACCAATCCCAAGCCGCATCTATTCTGGGTATCAGTCGAAGCACCCTGCGCAAAAAACTTTCCCAATACGATCTCGACTGA